A stretch of DNA from Thalassospiraceae bacterium LMO-SO8:
GACAGCCTGCGGATTCTCCCCGCAGGATGCCGGGAAAGCCCATGGAAGACCTTGAATCGACTGGAAAATGCCTGTCATGGCCAACCGGCGGAAATTTCCGCGGACCGTCCCCCGGCGGGCAAATCCTGTTGCGCGCCTGGGACCTATCCAGTACATCCGAGTCTCCCCTCCGGGCGCCGCCGGCCGGCGGCACGCCCCGCACCACGAAAAATCCGAGGATTCCGATGGCCTACGTCATTCCCCAGCCGCCCCAATCGTTTCTGCCCGTCGCCGGTACGGACGACCAGTTCCCTGTGCGCCGCGTCTATTGCGTGGGCCGCAACTATGCCGAACACGCCATCGAAATGGGCCACGACCCGGACCGCGAACCGCCGTTCTTTTTCATGAAATGCCCCGATAACCTGATGATCGGCGGCGGCGACTGGCCCTATCCGGTCGCCTCGAACGACGTCCACTGGGAACTGGAACTGGTTCTCGGCCTGAAATCCGGCGGCACGAACATTCCGGCGGCAGAGGCGCTCGACCATGTGTTCGGCTATGCCGTGGGCCTGGACATGACGCGCCGCGACCTGCAGGGCGAAGCCAAGAAAATGGGCCGGCCCTGGGACGTCGGCAAGGCGTTCGACCTTGCCGCCCCCTGCACGGCGATCCATCCCGCCGACAAGACCGGCCATCCGACCGCCGGGCGCATCTGGCTGGAGCGCAACGGCGAGGTTCGCCAGGACGGCGACCTCAACCAGATGATCTGGAAAATCCCGGAAATGATCGAATACCTGTCGGGCCTGTTCACCCTGGCGCCCGGCGACCTGATCTTCACCGGCACGCCCGCCGGTGTCGGCGCCGTGCAGCGCGGCGACGTGCTGAAGGGCGGGGTCGAGGGCGTGGACGAGTTGACCATCAAGGTCGTCTGACCGCGAATAGCGGCCCGAAACACAGACAAAAGGCGGGGGAAACGCGGTTTCTCCCGCCTTTTTCTTGGCTTGCCGCCCAGCCTGCCCTGCCCCAGTTTTGCCTGATTTCCGCCCTCCGGCGGCCCCGCTTTCATGGTCTCCTTTTCCCGCTTGGACGGAGAAAGGAGACCTATTATGGAGACCTTGAAAGCCCCCCTTGCCGCCTTCGCCGTGGCCCTGCCGTTGACGCTCACGGCTTTGGCCGCGGAAGCCATGTTCGACCTGCGCGATCTGTTCTGGGCGTTCTAGGAAGCGGTCGGGACGGCTACTTTCCGGGCCGCTTGAGGGCCAGGTACTGAGCCGCGATGGGCAACGCCTGATCCGCCTTCATCCCCGGTTTCATGCGCTCATCGTAGAGCATGCGCAGCATCCAACGGTCGGCCTCGGTCAGGTCGACATGGCGGCTGCTGTCCGAGAAAATCGAGAAGGTCAGCCCGTCGATATCGTTGACCAACCCCATGAGTTGGGTGATTTCCTCGGTCACACAGGCGCGCAGGAACACCTTGGGATCGACGCGCACGTTACCGTACTGAACCTGGGTCACGATTTCCGCCGGCACCGCCGCGTAACCGAAGGTCAACGCCCCCGTCTTGTTGATGCGCAGGCGCCCGTGGCAAAACCCCAGGCGCAGCATCTTTTCCGCATCGACGGCCTTGTAAACGCCGTTGGTGCGCTTTTCGATGACCGCCGGCAGCGACGCCTTGGGCCCGAAAAAAACCAGGACGTTGATGGGAATCTTGGAAACGTTGGGGACCAGGCGCTTTTCCTGGCGCATGACCTCGGAATACACCAGTTTCACCGGATGGCCGGTTTCCTTGGCGATATCGTCAAGCTGACGAACCACCAGTTCCTCGAACAAGGGCGGGTAGCCCTTGCCGATGATGGCGACGTTGATCGGGGCGACCCACTTGATGATGCGGGGAATGCGCTTTTCGTGTTCGGCGCCGAGCGCCACCCCTGCGAACGCCTTGATCAGGTCCGTGTTGGAAACGTTATCTTCGGCCCGCGCGGTCGTGACGGCGGCGACCGTCAGGACGCAGGCGATGATCAGAAGGCGTGCCGGAAAGCGCATGGCCCATCCTAACAAGGAAACGCCTAACGCACCATGTCGTCGATCAGGAAACCTTGGAACATGGTGATGCCGCAGGCATGCGCGGTCTTGATGGCGATTTCGTCATCGACCCGCGCCATGACCAGGACCGTGCCGCGCTGTTGCAGGCTTTGGATCGTTTCCTTGTACTTGGGCAGGGAATTTTCCGTGCCCGGCCGCCAGAACACCTTGGCCAGCTTGGCGCCTAGGCGCGGCAGGTCGATCACGCCCAGACTTTCCGGGATAATGGCGTCGATCGCGATGGTGCCGCCGTGGGAGGTGATCAGTTCCGACGCGGTCTGGAACTGATCCCAGTTCTGCAGGATGTTTTCCGCGCGGAATTCCAGGACGAGGCTCGACAGCGCCTTCGCCCCCTTTTCCAGGAGGTTCTGGAACGAGTGGGTGAACACGGTTTCCACGTTCAGGTTGAGGGACGCCTTGGAACGCTCCGGATTGACCTCGTCGAAGCATTCGATGAGCATCTGATCCAAGGACCGGGTCAGGTGCTGGAACACCAGGCCGGCGCCGCGGAAATCCACATTGGTCAGGATGTGCTGGCGGATCATCTCGACCGAGATGAAATATTCCTTCATGACCGGCATGGGCGGCTTGCCCGGCGTGATCACGACCGTCGCCTGCGAGCGGATGAAGTTGTCCGTGAACGCCTTCTTGCCCATCTTGCGCATGCCGTCGCGGACGACCTGGATGTCGCTTTCGCGCAGCGGCCGCGTCTCGCCCGTGCCGACGCCCGCTTCCTTGGCGCGGTCGTCGAAGGTTTCCAGGAATTTGATGGCGTTGCCGATGCGGCCCTGCAGATTGATGATGCGCAGCATCCGCGACTGGTCGATCTGGCTGAAATATTCCGGGAAATTCTGCTGAATGACGCGGATCAGGTCGACCTTGAGCTCCGACGTCCATTCCATCTGGTTATAGTCGTTGAGCTTCATCAAGAGCGCCGTGTCCGTATTGGTCAGGCGGTAGACCTCGGCGCCGCGCCGCTCGCGCGAGCGCTCGTAGGATTCATCGGTTTTCTTGCGAAGCTGCTTATCCTCTTCCTCGGTCATGCCGAGGGTGGAAAAACTGACCAGAATCAGATGATTGGGCTCTTCCGTCCCGCCTTTCCAATTCTTCAGTCGCGTCAGCAGCTTAAGATGCTCGCCGCCACCTGGGCTTGAATCAGCCATGAAATTTCCGGTCCATTTTCATCAATGGGCTTAATTTTGGTTCATACGATGTATTCCGGGCAAGAACAATGCCTGAACAAACCATCCATATCAGGTAGTTGATAAGACTGTCTTAATTGCCCCGCCGCCTTATATCAGCATTTCCTCGATATGCAGCCCTTGAAAGGCCGTGATTCCAATCTCGCGCCCGACCCGCAGCCCCAATTCGGAATCGACCCGGCACAGAACGACGATGCATCCCGCGTCCTGGGCCTGCTTGATGACCGAACGGTTGCGCGCCAGGGTCTCCATGCCGCTCTCGCGCCAGGGAATTTTCGCGATATTGGCATTAAAGCCGGCCAGGTTCAGCACCGCGAGCGACGCCGGATCGACGATGTCGACGGCGATGGTGCCGCCCTGGGCGCGCACGGCGGTCTGTGCCGCTTCGTACTTCCGCAGGTCACGCAAGACGTCCGCCAGACGCAGTTCGACAATGACGTTGGACAGTTTGGCGGCGCCGTTCGCGGCCAGGAATTTTTGGAATGCCGCGCCGGTAACCGATTCCAACGTCAGGTTGAGGGCGCACTTTCCGCCTTCCGGGTTGTAGTGCCGGTACATGCCCAGCATCAGCGGATCCAAAGCCAGGGTCAGTTGCGGGAACAGGGGGTCGGACTCATGGATGCTGACGTTCTTGAGCGCGTCGGAGCCCAGAATATCCAGGCGGATGTAGTATTCTCGGGCGATCACCGTCGGCGGCTTGCCCTCGGCGATCAGGGTGATCGACTGGCCCTGGACATAGGTTTCGGCGAATGCCTTGTCACCGATCTTGGCATGGACGGCGCGCACGGTCTGGCTGTCGGCCGCGTTGAGCATCCGCATCCCGTCCGCCCCCGCGATCACGCCCTGTTCCTTGGCGCGCTCCTCGAACGCTTCGAGAAAGCGGATCGCGCCGGCCATCTGGGTCGTCATGTCGATGGTGCGCACGATTTTCGTCTGGTCGACGGCGGCGACCTTGTCGGGGAATTCCTCTTGCAGGATCTTGAACAGGCTCATCTTCAGTTCCTGGGGAACCTCCATCCTGTTCATTTCCGTCAGGTTCGCGATGACGGCGATATTGGTTGGCGACAGCTGATACGCCCCGCCGCCCCGCACGCGGGCGACGCGGGTATGGATTTCGGCGATTTCGTCCATCAGATGATCGTCGTCTTCAGACAACCCCAGGTCGGAAAGATCGACCAGCAAAAGGGTGTTCACATCCCCCTTCTTGCCCCCCATGGCCCGAAGTTTTTTGAGCAGATCGGTGGCGTCCCCCGCCATTGATGAAGCCCCGAATGCCATCTTTCGTTTCCGTTTCGTTGTTTCTGCGAGGCCGGCCTAAGCGCCGCCCTTCGAGGCCGCCCCACCGGCCAGAAGTTTGTCGACGTGATAGCCCTGAAACAGGTTGATGCCAAGACTCTGACCGATGGTGACGGCCTGCTCGTCATCGACATGGGCCAATACCATGACCGTGCCGCCTTCCTGCATGGTGCGGATATCGTCCTTGGCCTGAAGATACGTCTCC
This window harbors:
- a CDS encoding fumarylacetoacetate hydrolase family protein; this encodes MAYVIPQPPQSFLPVAGTDDQFPVRRVYCVGRNYAEHAIEMGHDPDREPPFFFMKCPDNLMIGGGDWPYPVASNDVHWELELVLGLKSGGTNIPAAEALDHVFGYAVGLDMTRRDLQGEAKKMGRPWDVGKAFDLAAPCTAIHPADKTGHPTAGRIWLERNGEVRQDGDLNQMIWKIPEMIEYLSGLFTLAPGDLIFTGTPAGVGAVQRGDVLKGGVEGVDELTIKVV
- a CDS encoding DUF2927 domain-containing protein; amino-acid sequence: MRFPARLLIIACVLTVAAVTTARAEDNVSNTDLIKAFAGVALGAEHEKRIPRIIKWVAPINVAIIGKGYPPLFEELVVRQLDDIAKETGHPVKLVYSEVMRQEKRLVPNVSKIPINVLVFFGPKASLPAVIEKRTNGVYKAVDAEKMLRLGFCHGRLRINKTGALTFGYAAVPAEIVTQVQYGNVRVDPKVFLRACVTEEITQLMGLVNDIDGLTFSIFSDSSRHVDLTEADRWMLRMLYDERMKPGMKADQALPIAAQYLALKRPGK